Proteins co-encoded in one Astyanax mexicanus isolate ESR-SI-001 chromosome 1, AstMex3_surface, whole genome shotgun sequence genomic window:
- the LOC103046133 gene encoding solute carrier family 66 member 3, translating to MIRDLLLQSLNLSTLLACSVLKVPQIALLTRTKSPKGISQRGLVLELLGYIVFTTYEMYHEYPLEAYLEYPALIAQDTVLFLLILHYGGNLRQSLIYSLLFVGVSQLLTLKSWIIDSAMSLCTLMSASSRFAQLQCLWQTKDAGQVSALTWAMSTYTCMARILTTVLTSGDLKVLLRFVIMSTLNGWVLATVVFYKWSGGKLK from the exons ATGATCAGAGATCTGCTGCTGCAGTCGCTGAACCTCAGCACGCTGCTGGCCTGTTCCGTGCTGAAGGTGCCGCAGATCGCCCTGCTGACCCGGACCAAGTCTCCTAAAGGTATCAGTCAGAGAGGACTAGTCCTGGAGCTTTTAGG GTATATTGTGTTTACAACATATGAGATGTATCATGAATATCCACTGGAAGCATACTTGGAGTACCCTGCCCTCATAGCCCAAG ATACTGTCCTGTTCCTGCTGATACTTCACTATGGAGGTAACCTGAGACAGAGCCTCATCTACAGCCTCCT TTTTGTTGGGGTGTCGCAGCTCCTTACTCTGAAGAGCTGGATCATTGATTCAGCAATG aGCCTGTGCACATTGATGAGTGCGAGCAGTAGGTTTGCTCAGTTGCAGTGCCTCTGGCAGACCAAGGATGCAGGTCAGGTGAGCGCTCTGACTTGGGCCATGTCCACATACACTTGCATGG CCAGAATACTGACTACTGTTCTTACTTCTGGGGATCTGAAAG TCCTCCTGCGGTTTGTCATCATGAGCACGCTGAACGGCTGGGTCCTGGCTACTGTGGTCTTCTATAAGTGGAGTGGTGGAAAGCTAAAATGA